CGGCAACTTTATCTGTTAGGCCATAGACCCGTTTGACAAGAACACCCGTAAACAAAAACCACGGGAACACGACAATCCTTTTAAAACCAAGACGCACAGCCCGCAGCAATGCAGGCTCTACAAGGGGAAACGTTACACCGGAATAGGCAACCTCTCCCCAGCCAAACCCCATGCCTTCCCACAACATACGCATGACTTTGGCCATGTTAGCGTTAGCATCCGGGTCAGAGGCTCCACGCCCTACCACCACTAATAACGTATCATGACGAGAGATGTGAGCGCCGGCTCTCTCAATAGCATCAGTAATACGCCTCTCGGCAGCTTTCAGTAATGCCGGTTCAATACCCAACGCTCTCCCATAATGAATGGGCACGGTTTCATGTTGTGCCTGATAAGTATTGAGCACAGAGGGAATATCGTTTTTGGCATGACCGGCAGCAAACAACATGGCAGGTACTGCCAAAATCTCTCGTACATGCTGCGCCCGAAGAGCGTCTAATCCCTCGCTAATGATAGGGCGTGCAAACTCTAAGAATCCCCCTTCTATTTTGTGGCCCTCCAGACGCGCCTGCACGGAAGCTACCAACCCGTCAAACTCGCGGCACGCTTCAGGGTCACGGCTACCATGGCCGCATATCATAACGCCAATCTTATTCACTGTTGTTATCTGGCTCATTGTTCAATTTGGCTTTTCCTGTTGCACCCGCGCTTGACCCATCTGCAAGTCCCCCCCATTGTGTGTCCGATTATGTTTATGCAGGGTTTCATCACCGGTCAATCATACAGTCTATGGACGGTTTTGGCATTGGCCTTTATTTTGGATGCCGCCATAGGAGATCCCTCTTGGCTGTGGCAACGGGTGGCTCATCCGGTAGCGTTGGCCGGACGCCTGATAGAATGGCTGGAGCAGCGTTTAAACCGCTCACAACTACAGGTCTTACCCCATAGACTTCGCCTTTATGGGCTTATCACAACCCTTGTCGTTGTGGGGTTGGCGGCGAGTGGAGGCTTGCTGGTGGTGGCTGTGGCTTCTGCCTTGCCGCTCTTTACCGGACTGGTCCTTGAAGTGCTTGTTGCCAGCACCCTCATTGCCTTTCGGGGATTATTGAGCCATGTCGCGGCTGTTGCCCGTGGTCTTGATGAAGGGCTTGAGGCTGGCCGCATCACCATTGCTCATATTGCCGGACGTAACCCTGATACGCTAGATGCTCCGGGAGTGGCCAGAACAGCCGTTGAGTCTCTTGCGGAAAATCTTTCTGATAGTGTGATAGCCCCTTTGTTTTGGGCCGCCCTGTTTGGCTTGCCCGGGCTTGCCGCCTATAAAGCCCTCAACACATTGGACAGTATGATAGGTTACCCTACCTCACGTTATCAGGCGTTTGGTTTTGTTGCTGCCCGCCTTGATGATGGTGCTAATTGGATACCCGCCCGCTTGACGGCTCTTTGTTTGTGTCTTACAGCCTTCGTGACGCCCAAAGCTCGCGGAGGGGCGGCCTTCATGATGATGATGCGTGACGCACCTTATCATACATCTCCCAACGCCGGATGGCCGGAAGCCGCCCTTGCCGGAGCCCTAGGCTTTCGCCTTGCAGGTCCACGTCATTATTTTGATCACACAACAAATTCTCCATGGCTGGGCGATGGGCGCTCTACCATAGGGACGCAAGACATTCGTACCGCTCTTAGTTTATGCAGAACAGCTGGTTTTATCGCTGTCGGGTTTATTATTCTGGCTTTAGTGCTTGTCAGCAAAGTTTCTGTATAACCCTGCAATCTCCAAAATCCTATCTAGCGCCATGGTGTTTTCCAGATGGTCTGCCAAACTCTCAAGAGTATCTTCAATTTGTGTTTCATATCCCAGTTCTGATGAGGCTCCTGCGTTAAGCTTCTGGAGAAAATCCTGTCGAAAGCCATCCGCCCCAAATAGCCCGTGAAGATAACTACCCATAATACGACCGTCTTTCGACACGGCTCCATTCGCCGTAGCTCCCAGACGCAACAACGGATATTCAAGACCTGATCCTGTGGTGCGTCCGGCATGAATCTCATATCCTTCAACCTCCGCACCACCTGCAACCGCAACACCCTTCACTACACCTAAGACTTTATTACCCTCAAGAACTGTCTCAATGTCCAACAGCCCCAAACCGCTCATTTCGCCCGCCAACCCCTCAATACCATCAGGGTCACGAATGATACGGCCCAACATCTGATATCCCCCACACAACCCCAACACAAAACCACCCCGACGTATATGGGCGTGGAGATCAATATCCCACCCCTCGTTGCGCAAAAACGCCAAATCAGACATCACCGCCTTGCTTCCCGGTAAGACGATCAAGTCTGCATCTCCAGGCAGGGGCGTTCCCGAATGTACAAACCGCAACGTAATTTGTGGTTCCGCTTTGAGGGGGTCAAGGTCGTCAAAATTAGCAATATGAGGCAAGACCGGAACTGCAATCACACAACTACCCTGACCAACGGGATCTTCCCTATGGGTGGTAAGAGCCAGACTGTCTTCCGCCGGAAGGTGCACCGCCGCAGGAAAATGCGGCACTACCCCAAGACTCTCCAGTCCTGTGTTCTCCCGAATAAAATCCAACCCCTCATCAAATAAAGATACATCACCCCTAAAGCGGTTAATAACAAAACCCTTAATGGCCGTCCTATCTGACTCTGGCAACACGGACATAACACCAACTATGGCGGCAATCACGCCGCCTCTATCAATATCACCCACCAAAAGAGCCGGTGCGTTTACAGCAGAGGCAAACCCCATATTTGCAATATCATGATGGCGCAGATTAATCTCCGCCGCACTGCCGGCTCCCTCTATCAACACTAAATCTACGTGCGAACGAAGTTCTTCAAAACTCTCCAGCACTGTGTTCATCAACTGTGGTTTAAGGATTTGATATTCCTGCGCATCAGTTGTTGTGGTTACTGTTCCCCGTACTACCACTTGTGCGCCGTGGTTGTGTTGGGGCTTCAGTAATACCGGATTCATGTGAACGCTAGGGGGGATCTTACATGCTCGCGCTTGTAATGCTTGAGCGCGGCCAATTTCGCCGCCATCACGTGCTACTGCTGCGTTGTTGGACATATTCTGTGGCTTAAACGGGCTCACCCGCAACCCCTGACGGGTATACACCCGACACAAGCCTGCCATCAGTAGAGATTTGCCCACGTCAGAACCCGTCCCCACTAACATCATAGTAGCAGGCGGTTTTATCAAAACTCTATGCCTTTTTGGGCGCGGACGTTCTGTTCTCGAAACGGATGCTTAACAAGTGTCATCTCGGTTACTAAGTCCGCTGCCTCAATCAAAGTCGTTTTTGCGTTCCGGCCAGTCACCACTATATGTAAATCAGGGTGGCGGTTTTTTAATGTTTCCACCACGTCATCCAAAGGTAGCGTACCATAACGTAACACAATGTTAAGTTCATCTAGCACCAACATGTCATAACGCGGAGGCGAATGCCGGGCAGCGTCTATCATCTCGCATACAGTTGCCCATGCTGTTTGTGCTGCTTTAATATCCCGCGCTCTGTCTTGAGTGTCCCACGTAAATCCCTCCCCCATAGCGTAAATATCAACTTGGTCAGGAAAGCCCTCCAGCACCCTACGCTCGCCGGTTTGCCATTTGCCCTTGACGAATTGCACAACCCCAACCCTCATGCCATTCCCTATAGCCCGCAACACAAGACCAAAGGCGGCAGTAGATTTACCTTTTCCCTTGCCGGTATGAACAATCAGCAATCCTTTTTCGTTGGTTTTATAGGCCAGCATTTTTTCGCGGGCAGTTTTTCGTTTTCGGGATTTTTCATTGGCGCGTGCATAGTCCTGCACATCACTTTTATCTGAGGATGTCATTTAGTTTTATCTCTTCTGGAGTCACCGGACGCCAACACTTTAAGACGCTCATGGGCTGAATTAGACGCCGGACGCCACAATTCTCTCTCCAGAGCTTCACAAAAACGAGTTGCCATTTCCTGCAACGCCGCTGGATTGTTCGTACGTAAAAACTCTAGCACGTCATCGCTCTCTAAATAAGCCTCATAAACTAGATCGAAATGATAATCTGCCACCACCTGTGCAGTTGCTGCAAAAGCGAACAGGTAATCCACTGTCGCCGCCATTTCAAACGCACCCTTGTAGCCATGCTCCATAATACCGGTTATCCATTTGGAGTTGGTAGCGCGTGCCCGTACAACGCGTGCGATCTCATCATTCAGCGTACGGATAACCGGACGCTCCGGCCGGGAGTGGTCATTATGATAGAGCGTCGGTTGTGCGCCGGAAAAATGCCGAACAGATGCCGCTAGCCCTCCCTCAAACTGATAATAATCATCAGAGTCCAAAAGATCATGTTCACGATTATCTTGATTTTGAATAACGGCTTGGATCTTTGCAAGACGCTGTTCAAATAATCCATGCATCGCAATTCCTTCGGCACCAACTCCATAGGCATAACCGCCCCACGCAACATAAGCGCGGGCTAAATCTTTGTCATCCTGCCAACCTTTTTCATCAATCAGCGCTTGTAGCCCAGCCCCATAAGCACCTGGATGTGAGCCAAACACCCGGAAGCCTGCCCTATGGTGAGATTCAGTCTCTGACATCCCTTGAGCTATAAGACACACGCTTTCATCATGTACTTGTGATGCGAGGGAATTATCCTCCGGTGGTTCATCAAGAGCGGCTACGGCTCGTGCGGCTGAATCAAACAAATCTATCTGTGTTGGAAACGCATCCCGAAAAAACCCAGACACCCGCAACGTCACATCTACCCGTGGACGGGCTAGCAAAGACAGCGGCAATATCTCAAAACCAGCTACCCGTCCTGATACATCATCCCATCGGGGGCGCACGCCCATAAGTGCTAAGGCTTGCGCGATATCATCACCACCGGTGCGCATGTTAGCTGTCCCCCATGCTGAGATCGCCATAGCGCGAGGCCACTCTCCATGGCTTTGACGATAATGCTCCATCAACAATTCAGCTGACTCCCAACCTAGACGCCAAGCGGCTGCCGTTGGCAGAGAGCGGCTGTCTACAGAATAAAAATTACGTCCCGTAGGCAACACATCAAATCGTCCTCTGGTGGGTGCCCCGGACGGACCAGGCATCACAAACCGTCCCTCCAACGCTGCAAGCAACCCCTCTACCTCACACTCACCACATGTTTCAATGGCTGGAGCTACTACCTCTTCCATATGAGCCAAGACCTCTGTTGTTTTGCGCCACTCAAGAGGAACTGCCCTCTCACCCGAAACAAGCGCTAAGGCCAAAGCCTCTATACGCTCAACACTATCACCCTTATGCCGCCATGGCCCTTCTGCTATGGTTGCCAACACATCAGGGCGCGGTCCCTGCCACGGCTCACCTAGAACACAATCCAACGGATCAAACTTCTCAAGACCTAAATCATCCGCCAGTGCTCGATGAAGAGATGCATCTCCTCCGTGACCTTCCCCACGCGGAGTACGCAACAACGCCGTAATTAAATCATGCTTTCTCTCCCCTTTAGGGGCTACGCCAAATACATGGAGGCCACCACGTATCTGCATTTCTTTTAATTCACAGAGATAATTATCCAGACAAGCCAACGCATCAGAGCGACTCTCGGAAGTTTCCATGCCACAATCCCTATCCAACCCGATGCGTTGGCTTAGCCCTATAATTTCATTTTCCAAGAAGTCCAGACGGCGTGGATCAGCGCTGGCTGCGCCATAATATTCATCCACCAGCCGTTCCAGCTCAGCATAGGGCCCATACGACTCCGCTCGTGTCAAAGGTGGTGTTAAATGGTCAATAATCACCGCCTGAGCTCGACGCTTAGCCTGCGTACCTTCACCCGGATCATTCACAATAAACGGATAAATATGTGGCAAAGGGCCAAAGACAGCTTCCGGAAAGCATGCCTCCGACAAAGCTACCGCCTTACCAGGTAACCACTCCAGATTGCCATGCTTACCCATCTGAACCACTGCATCGCTCTTTTCTTTCTCACGCAACCATCCATAAAGTGCTACATACCCATGGGGTGGTGGTAGAGCCGGATCATGATAGCTGCTGACGGGATCAATGTTATACCCCCGAGCTGGTTGCACCGCGAGGGTTATAGCACCACAGCGCATCACTGCCAGAGCAAAAGCCTGTTGATCTTTAAGAAAGAAGGGATCCTTTTCTGGTGTGCCCCAGCGCGCAGTTAAAGATTCTTGTATAGCCTCCGGTAGACGTTTGAAAAACTTCTGATAGTCATCAAGAGAATACGTCTCACGAACAATACGCCCCTCAACTCCTGCATTGGTTGGCCCCTCAGCAAGAGCTGCCATAAGAGCTTCTCCGTCGGGGGGTATATCGGCTACGTCATACCCCACCTGCTTTAAGGCGTGGAGCACTTTTATGAGGGCGGCAGGGGTATCCAACCCCACTCCGTTGCCAAGCCGTCCATCACGGTTGGGATAGTTAGCCAGCATCAAAACAAGACGTCGTTTGTCAGCAGGCGTTTTGCGCAAGCGTACCCAACGGGCAGCAAGGGTAGCAATAAAACAGGCTCGCTCTTTATCGGTCTCATAATGAGAAAGAGTACATTGTGTCTTTTCATCATAATGAGACGGAGCCTTAAACGAAACAGCCCGTGTAATAAGCCGCCCGTCAACCTCCGGCAGGGCTACCGCCATGGCAATATCTCGGGGGGCTAGGCCTCGCACACCGTCTCTCCATGCCTGCTGCGTCTCTCCGGAAAACATTACCTGCAGCACAGGCACATCCAGCCCGTCAAAAGGTCCCAACTGTCGTTCTCCCTCTGGTAAAGAAACGGCAAAACCTGTTGTGTTCAAAATGATATCTGGATTATTTTTCTCCAATATGTGATGCACTATCTCTCCTGCCATTGGCTCTTTAAGGCTAACCGTAAAAACAGGTAAAGGATTCATACCACAAGATGTTAGAGACGTAACCAATGCTTCAATAGGTGCTAGTGTTTCGGCCTGAAGTAAGGCTCGGTAAAACACAATAGCAGCCACCGGTGCTCCCTCACGCCAGTGTTTTCTCACAGCATCCATATCAGGATGGCTTAGATCAAACCACCACAATCCGGCACGCAACAAAGGCAAGGGCTCCAGCCATGCATCGGAGCGCCCCAACAAGCTCGCGCAAAACCCAAGAAAAGATCGGGCGTTTTTCTCCCCCCCCTGAATGCAATACTGCCACAAACGATGCATCTCCTGTGGCGCAAGAGTAGAAAGCCTGCCAAGTTCGGGGTCGGGCTGTTCATCTCCCGGTAACAACGCAAGAGGAATCCCTCGTGCCCGACAGGTTTCTACCACCCGTTCTACACCATAAGGCCAATAGCGCACCCCTCCTAATAAACGCACCACCACAATCCGTGCTCGTGCTATAATGTTCTCTACATAAAGGTCGACGGAAAGATTGTGACTCAGCTGCATAATATTGGCCAAACGCAAGGTAAGACAATCCTCAGGCTGTCCCCTATGAGCGGCAGCTATACATGCCAGTTCTGTATCTGCTGATGAGAGAAAAATAATGTCAGCAGGTGTTTGCCCTAAATCCACCGCGCTTGCGCCATCATCAATAACGCCGTGTTGCGCCTGAAGCAAATGCATAAGGTTAAAACCGCTCTTTTAGCCTGCAAGGGCTACTGTGATGGCTTGCCGGTCAAGACCCGCCCTGCCGATAATTACAAGCTTAGAACATGGTGCATCATCCGGCCCCCAGGGTCGGCTATAATAATGATCCACCCGCTGCCCCACAGCCTGTATCATCAATCGCATCGGCTTGCCTGATACCGCCACAGCACCCTTAACCCGAAAAACATCATGATCTGCCAACACTCCCCTTAACCGCTTAACAATATCTTCCGGCGTAAGGCTCTCTTCATATATAACGGTAAAACTCTCAAAGTCATCATGTTCGTGCTCCTCCTCCCCATCATGGTGAGACGGACGAACTGATAAATCATCCTCCGCTCTCGCCTCAAGGCCCAAGATTATGTCTGCCGCTATCTGGCCATGGGCCGAGCACACCATCCTCACCCCCGAACGCATACCTGCTTGTGTGCGCATTATAACACTCTCTAACTGATCTTCATCTAGAAGATCTGTCTTGTTAAACACAACCATGTCAGCACAAGCCAGCTGATCATCAAATAACTCCTTCAGAGGTGTTTCATGATTAAGCATGGGGTCGGCACGTCGTTGAACTTCAACCGCCTTGTCATCGCAAGTAAAACGTCCCTCCTGAACGGCGGCAGCATCAACCAACGCAATGACACCATCTACCGTAGCCCGCGTGCGAACCTCTGGCCATGAAAACGCCTGCACTAAAGGTTTAGGTAACGCCAAACCTGACGTTTCAATAATAATATGAGCCGGAGCAGGTGAGCGCCCCAGAAGGTTCGTCATCGCCGGCATAAAATCATCCGCTACCGTACAACACAGACAGCCGTTAGCCAGTTCCAGAATATCCTCTTCACTGCAGGCTTCATCGGCGCACTCCCGAATAATCTCTCCATCAACCCCTAAATCACCAAACTCATTAATAATAAGGGCCAATCGTCTTCCTCCCGCCGTCTTGAGAAGGTGACGTATCAAACTTGTCTTTCCGGTCCCTAAAAATCCCGTTATAATCGTAACAGGGACCTTGCCCCTATACTCTGTCATAGGAATAATTCCTTCTATAGCATTTCATGAGATGTTGTTTTCAGATGAAGTGGTAATCCCGCTATCATCAAAACCACAGATTGAGCAATAGCAGCTATCTTTTGGGCCAAAACCCCTCCATGGTCACGAAAGGCCCGAGCCATAGCATTATCCGGCACAATGCCTAATCCCGTTTCATTAGAGACCAACACAACCGGAACATTAAGCCTTTGCACCTGTGCCACTAAAGCCGCACTCTCCTGAACTACATCTCGTTCAGCACCCATGATATTTGCCAACCACACTGTAAGGCAATCTACCAGAACCACTTCGCTTTCCGGGGTTAGACGGCCCAATGCTTGCGTTATCTCTAGAGGCTCTTCTATCATTTGCCATCCCTCACCCCGCCGTATTTTATGTTTCGTAATTCTCTCTGCCATCTCCTCATCCAGTGCCTCAGCCGTTGCAATATATGTTGGTCGGCCTGAGGCGCTCCGTACAAGATCCTCTGCATAGCGGCTTTTGCCCGAACGGGTACCACCAAGAACAAGAGTAACAGGAGGGAGCATAATACCCACTATAATCCTCCATCTGCGGTCTGCATAGCGCCATAGTCATAAGACCAACATTCATGAGACTCAACACTTACTGATAGTGTGATTTTCCTTGCCTCATACTCCAGACCGCATCATTATCGGCATGTTGATTTATCCCATACCCCTCTTCTCATGATACTTTTGCTCGTATGACAACTAATCCCGCACCCCAGATTAACAATCTCCTTAACGAGGAACAAAAGACGCGGGCGGCTCATTGGTTTCGCCAGTTACAAAAGCAATTATGTAAATGTCTGGAGGAGTTGGAGGATGAATGCCCCATCGGGAATGAACCGCCAGGGCGCTTTCACTACACTCCATGGCAGCGTGGCACAGATGATGAAGATGCGGGCGGTGGTCTTATGGGAGTCATGTCCGGCCGTCTTGTTGAGAAAGCCGGTATCCACAGCTCTACGGTTTATGGTACCCTCTCAGAAGAGTTCCGGGAGCGTATTCTTGGCACAGAGGCTAGTCCTGAGTTTTGGGCTAGCGGGGTTTCTGTCATTATTCATCCCCGCAACCCCCATGTGCCTGCCGTGCATCTGAACACTCGTCTAGTGGTGACGAACCGTACGTGGTTTGGAGGCGGTATGGATTTAACGCCCTTGCTTGATGATTACCGTCATGATGCACATCCTGACACCTGCGCCTTTCATAACACCCTCAAAAAAATATGTGATCGTCATGACACGTCTTATCCAAAGCTCAAACAAGCCTGTGATGATTATTTTTATCTACCCCATAGAGGAGAAGCCCGTGGCATGGGTGGCATTTTTTATGATTACATCAACAGTGGTGACTGGGAAGAAGATTTCGCCTTTAGCCGTGATATTGGGCTTGGCTTTTTGGAGGCATGGCCACCCATTGCCAGACAGCGTATGACACAGCCGTGGACAGAGGATGAGCGGGAGCAACAATTGATACGCCGAGGTCGCTATGTGGAATTCAATCTCCTTTATGATCGCGGCACGACTTTTGGCCTTAAAACAGGCGGAAATGTTTCCGCTATTCTTTCTTCCTTGCCGCCAGTCGTAAAATGGCCCTAAAAACGAATCTGCCAAACTCCTTCCACGGCACTCTGCAAAACACCCTGCATGCTATACGTGCCCGCCTCCATAGCGTCATGTTGGTGGTAGGCTTAGCTATGGCGGGTGGTATTACGTGGGCTGCTTCGTCAGCTTCGCAGCCTATGTGGGAGACTGAGCGCCGTGCGCGCTTTGTGGAGTTGGGAGCACTTCTAAATCCCACAGCAACAGAAGCCACTCGTCATGTCATGAATTGCATCTATAAGACGGCGCTTGATAATTTCGGGCCATTGGCCATAGAAGATTACATTCGCGTTGTTAACAAACATTACGACAATAAAAATATTTCAGAATATGAGCACCACTCAATTCAAATGTTTCGACCTCTTTTTATAGATTGCTCCAAAGAAGTAGCTCTCAACATAACAACGCCTAATAAACCGTCGCCTGCACAACGGCCTTAAGACGCTCAATGATAGAAAACATATCATCTGTAAAGTCGGCCTCAATCCACCACTCCTCTACTTCATCCATAACGCGACCCATCTCCGACCCCTCTGGCACACCTGCCTTGCGAACCATATCACCGGTCAGAGGAAATCGAGGCCGCTTCCAACTATCCGCCATGGCCAATAACGCTCGCCACTGAACAGAATTGGATGATTTTTCGTCAGAAGCCCAACCCAGCATCACCCGATCCTGAAAGCACCGCTCACCCATAACATAAAGACGACGACGCACCTCGCGCATAGATAAATAACAAACAAAATTTGCATCTTGCCCACGAATTCCTTCAAGAAGACAACTCTTCAGCCTGTCACGGTCGGCACGGGATAATTTCAATCGTCCGGCGACGGCCTCCACATTTTCTACGTCAGGGTCTAAAAGAGCAGCTAGCCGCAAGACAGCATCGCTCTTGAAGAGTTGGTGTTCTTCAATATCAACCAGTCGCTCATAGCGACCTAGATAAGTCGCCTCCGGTAATACAATACTCAGAATACCCGTCGCCGCCATAGTCCGCAACACCATAGGTCCACCAGAAGCCCCTAAAATCTTCAACAACTCCTCTCTAACCCGCCCAGCAGAGAGTTTCTCCAAACCTTGCTTCAGCGCCTGACAAGCCTCGAACCCCGCCCCATTGAGTTCACCTGCACCATAACGGGCATGAAAGCGGAAAAACCGCAAAATGCGCAAATAATCCTCCCTAATACGAGTTTCAGCCTCACCAATAAAACGCACGACCCCCGCTTTTAAATCAGAGCGACCCCCCAGAGGATCATAAACTACGCCATATCTATCTGCATAAAGTGCATTGAGAGTAAAATCACGACGGGACGCATCAACAACCCAATCATCGGTATAAGCCACTTCCGCATGACGACCGTCGGTCTTCACATCAACCCGTAACGTGGTAATTTCAAAACTAATTCCACTTACCGTAACGCCCGCTGTGCCATGACCTATGCCTTGAGTGCGCGGCGACAAGCCCGCCTTTCTCAATCGCTCAACAACAAGTTCCGGCTTTAAGCGTGTGGCAATATCCACATCCTTCACTGGAAGACCTAATAATGAATCCCGCACACACCCGCCCACAAAACGGGTATCATATTCCTCCTTTGATCCTCCCCCTGGCATGAGTGCAGTCATTACCTTTTGTGTTTCCGGTGATGTTATCCACGGGGACTTAGCTAATTCTCCTTGTTTTTTATTATTCACTATTATCACACCATTCTACTCAACCAAATACTCTACTCAATGCGACCTGGAATAATGAGACCATCTTCATAACGCGGTGGTACATAAACGCCGTCAGGAGAACCACCCTCAAAACTAGCAAGAGACAAAAAGCCTGCAATCACTAAAACCAACCCTATCGCTACAAGCAAGAAAACCACCCGCCCGCCAAATACATCCTTGCCCTGCTGACGCCCCCTCATACGTTGCAACCAAATATAACTCCCATAAAGAATAAACGGCAGGGAAAAAGCAATCACGTTCACCAAAATGATACGTATCATAGCGCAAAAACCCTCTCATAAAGATTGCGCAAGATACCGGCCGTAGCCCCCCATATATTATAATCTTCATAAGGGATAGCGTAAAAACAACGCCGCACTCCATTGCGCTCTACTTTATGATGTTGATGGTTTGATGGGTTCATCAAAAAAGACAACGGAACCTCGAAAACTTCATCCACTTCACCCGCATCAAGGCACAATGTAAACCCCGAGCGTACAAACCCTACAACCGGCGTAATAGAAAAACCACTGCCCACAGTATGCATATCCAGAAACCCAGCAACCTCAATGAAAGAGCGGTCAAGACCTATCTCCTCTTTTGTCTCTCTTAAGGCGGCATTGGTGGGAGTTTCTTCTATTCCATTTATTTTACCCCCGGGAAAAGCGATCTGACCAGAATGTTGGGGTAATGTTTCCGCCCGTCGAGTAAGAAGCACCACAGGGCCAGCAGGCCGCTCCACCACCGGAACTAAAACCGCCGCCGGTATTAGACCATCGTGGTCGGCTAGTGTCTCAGCGCCATAGCTAAGGCGGTTATCAATGTTATTTATAATTTTACTCTGGTAATTGCGCATAACACTATGAACACTCGGTATCGGATAACGTGTGCAATTCATCGGTCCCCATAAAAGGAAAAAACATACCCCCGCTCCATACGCCAAAATATGACTGCCCTTCAACCACCGCCCCACATCCCAGAGCTACTAAATCATAAAAAACAGAACGCCCGATAAGTGCCTCCAAACGCGCCCGCACCAGAACATAAGGAGATGGCTCTCCGGATTCACCATTTATGGTAACCCTTATGGGGTTGTCCAGTCCGGCCTCAACGGCATCACCCATGTTGGTTGTAAACCGCAGAGTTTGTGTTTCTCCTTCACCCTCCACAGAAAGTCCCACAGCTACAAAGGGGGCATCATCAACGGTGATACCAATTTTTTCTGCTGGTGTTACTAGATAATATCGGCCATCATCATCGTGCCGTAACACCGTAGAAAAGAGTCGCGCCAAGCGTTTGCGACCAATAGGTGTGCCCAGATAATACCATGTTCCATCACGGGCGATGCGCATATCAATATCACCACAAAAGTCAGGATTCCAAAGATGAACAGGTGGCAATGCGGATTTAGCCGCGCTTTTCGTTGAATCAAACCCTTTTAAAATATCATCTACCAAAGAATGCTCCATAATCAACGATCTCTTTCGGGAACCAGAACTCGTCCCCGCACTCCGTCAAATGCACCGGCCACAAGAGAGCATAACAATACCCGCGCTGGATCAACCGGTCCTGGAAACTCTATCTGCTTTGCCTCTTGAGGAACAAAGTCCACGCGAGCATAATAAGACGGATCCCCCACTAACAAGACTCTTTCATGTCCCAACGCTTTTGCTTGTCCTAATCCATGCCGCATCAGAAAAAGCCCCGCATTCCGCCCTCGATAGTCGGGTAAAACCACCAACGGTCCTAACAACAACGCTGGTGTATCTTCAATCCTCACTGGCCAAAACTGAATAGCTCCTATCGGTACGTCGCCATCCTTACAGGCAAGCAAACAA
Above is a window of Parvularculales bacterium DNA encoding:
- the cobN gene encoding cobaltochelatase subunit CobN, which codes for MHLLQAQHGVIDDGASAVDLGQTPADIIFLSSADTELACIAAAHRGQPEDCLTLRLANIMQLSHNLSVDLYVENIIARARIVVVRLLGGVRYWPYGVERVVETCRARGIPLALLPGDEQPDPELGRLSTLAPQEMHRLWQYCIQGGEKNARSFLGFCASLLGRSDAWLEPLPLLRAGLWWFDLSHPDMDAVRKHWREGAPVAAIVFYRALLQAETLAPIEALVTSLTSCGMNPLPVFTVSLKEPMAGEIVHHILEKNNPDIILNTTGFAVSLPEGERQLGPFDGLDVPVLQVMFSGETQQAWRDGVRGLAPRDIAMAVALPEVDGRLITRAVSFKAPSHYDEKTQCTLSHYETDKERACFIATLAARWVRLRKTPADKRRLVLMLANYPNRDGRLGNGVGLDTPAALIKVLHALKQVGYDVADIPPDGEALMAALAEGPTNAGVEGRIVRETYSLDDYQKFFKRLPEAIQESLTARWGTPEKDPFFLKDQQAFALAVMRCGAITLAVQPARGYNIDPVSSYHDPALPPPHGYVALYGWLREKEKSDAVVQMGKHGNLEWLPGKAVALSEACFPEAVFGPLPHIYPFIVNDPGEGTQAKRRAQAVIIDHLTPPLTRAESYGPYAELERLVDEYYGAASADPRRLDFLENEIIGLSQRIGLDRDCGMETSESRSDALACLDNYLCELKEMQIRGGLHVFGVAPKGERKHDLITALLRTPRGEGHGGDASLHRALADDLGLEKFDPLDCVLGEPWQGPRPDVLATIAEGPWRHKGDSVERIEALALALVSGERAVPLEWRKTTEVLAHMEEVVAPAIETCGECEVEGLLAALEGRFVMPGPSGAPTRGRFDVLPTGRNFYSVDSRSLPTAAAWRLGWESAELLMEHYRQSHGEWPRAMAISAWGTANMRTGGDDIAQALALMGVRPRWDDVSGRVAGFEILPLSLLARPRVDVTLRVSGFFRDAFPTQIDLFDSAARAVAALDEPPEDNSLASQVHDESVCLIAQGMSETESHHRAGFRVFGSHPGAYGAGLQALIDEKGWQDDKDLARAYVAWGGYAYGVGAEGIAMHGLFEQRLAKIQAVIQNQDNREHDLLDSDDYYQFEGGLAASVRHFSGAQPTLYHNDHSRPERPVIRTLNDEIARVVRARATNSKWITGIMEHGYKGAFEMAATVDYLFAFAATAQVVADYHFDLVYEAYLESDDVLEFLRTNNPAALQEMATRFCEALERELWRPASNSAHERLKVLASGDSRRDKTK
- the cobW gene encoding cobalamin biosynthesis protein CobW — its product is MTEYRGKVPVTIITGFLGTGKTSLIRHLLKTAGGRRLALIINEFGDLGVDGEIIRECADEACSEEDILELANGCLCCTVADDFMPAMTNLLGRSPAPAHIIIETSGLALPKPLVQAFSWPEVRTRATVDGVIALVDAAAVQEGRFTCDDKAVEVQRRADPMLNHETPLKELFDDQLACADMVVFNKTDLLDEDQLESVIMRTQAGMRSGVRMVCSAHGQIAADIILGLEARAEDDLSVRPSHHDGEEEHEHDDFESFTVIYEESLTPEDIVKRLRGVLADHDVFRVKGAVAVSGKPMRLMIQAVGQRVDHYYSRPWGPDDAPCSKLVIIGRAGLDRQAITVALAG
- the cobU gene encoding bifunctional adenosylcobinamide kinase/adenosylcobinamide-phosphate guanylyltransferase translates to MLPPVTLVLGGTRSGKSRYAEDLVRSASGRPTYIATAEALDEEMAERITKHKIRRGEGWQMIEEPLEITQALGRLTPESEVVLVDCLTVWLANIMGAERDVVQESAALVAQVQRLNVPVVLVSNETGLGIVPDNAMARAFRDHGGVLAQKIAAIAQSVVLMIAGLPLHLKTTSHEML